The Arachis hypogaea cultivar Tifrunner chromosome 16, arahy.Tifrunner.gnm2.J5K5, whole genome shotgun sequence genome contains a region encoding:
- the LOC140180170 gene encoding uncharacterized protein, which produces MLVIRQKPHKLLREIRNYYDCRYISACEAVWRLFRYEIQEKEPFVIRLPFHLVDEQHVVYGETSNVNDIVERAISHKSMFLGWMAANMSYPYARSLTYAEFPTKFVWKDDSSKWFPRKKGFAIGRLMYLQRAVMNMRELTMSDDEIKQLCLMDIDKILHSYGKTLKDYPPMPLATEVDSSLLTKRGSFFFVYGHGGTGKIFLWNLMSAEIRSRGDIVLNIVSSGIASLLLPNRRTAHSGFKIPLNITEDSVCNIKPGSPQAMLLLKAKLIIWDETSMVSRYCYEVPDKCLGDILRCSPTYSKDLSFGGKVVVLGGDFRQILPVIPRGSRQDIVHSTVNLSYLWKFCQVLKLTKNIRLSVEKTASDQDETEQFGEWLLKVGDGLIGDNMDGEYEICLPVDIVIPSSDQAFDELVHFFYPNILENMSSKDFFKARTILAPTIDIVEEVNNHLMAIIPGGKKLYLSSDSICMDEGNIE; this is translated from the exons AGTCTGGCGTCTATTTAGATACGAAATTCAAGAGAAAGAACCATTTGTGATTAGACTTCCATTTCATTTGGTGGATGAGCAACATGTAGTTTATGGTGAAACTTCTAATGTGAATGATATCGTCGAAAGAGCAATATCTCATAAGTCCATGTTTTTGGGATGGATGGCGGCGAACATGTCATATCCCTATGCTCGAAGTCTGACTTATGCCGAGTTTCCAACCAAGTTTGTTTGGAAGGACGATTCTTCAAAGTGGTTTCCTCGAAAGAAAGGCTTCGCAATTGGAAGACTCATGTACCTACAG AGAGCTGTGATGAACATGAGGG AATTAACAATGTCAGATGATGAGATTAAGCAGTTGTGCTTAATGGATATAGACAAGATCTTACATTCCTATGGTAAAACCTTGAAAGACTATCCTCCAATGCCTTTAGCAACTGAAGTTGATAGTTCTTTGTTAACCAAAAGG GGGAGTTTTTTCTTTGTGTATGGTCATGGGGGTACTGGAAAAATATTTCTCTGGAACCTTATGTCTGCTGAGATTCGCTCAAGGGGTGATATAGTGTTAAACATTGTTTCGAGTGGTATTGCATCTTTACTTCTTCCCAATAGAAGAACGGCACACTCAGGGTTCAAAATACCGCTGAACATAACTGAGGATTCTGTATGTAACATCAAACCTGGTTCCCCTCAAGCAATGTTGCTGTTGAAAGCCAAACTTATAATTTGGGATGAAACTTCAATGGTTAGTAGGTACTGCTATGAAGTGCCTGATAAATGCTTGGGTGATATCCTGAGGTGTTCTCCAACATATAGCAAAGATTTGTCctttggaggaaaagtggttgTACTAGGTGGAGACTTTAGACAAATTCTTCCTGTCATTCCACGAGGATCGAGACAAGATATCGTTCATTCAACCGTGAATTTGTCTTACCTTTGGAAGTTTTGTCAGGtgctcaaactaacaaaaaaCATAAGACTCTCTGTAGAGAAGACTGCTTCAGATCAAGATGAGACAGAGCAATTTGGTGAGTGGTTATTGAAAGTTGGTGATGGTCTAATAGGTGACAATATGGATGGTGAATATGAGATATGTCTTCCAGtagatattgttattccttctTCAGACCAAgcatttgatgagttggttcattttttttatccaaatattttggaAAACATGTCCTCAAAGGATTTTTTCAAAGCAAGAACTATACTGGCTCCCACAATAGACATCGTTGAAGAGGTCAACAACCATCTGATGGCTATCATTCCTGGAGggaaaaaattatatcttagttCGGATTCCATTTGTATGGATGAAGGAAATATAGAGTAG